A window of the Planctomycetota bacterium genome harbors these coding sequences:
- the purU gene encoding formyltetrahydrofolate deformylase, with translation MAAPHPIPAERDIVLVACPDEVGLVHRITGVLRARGCNIESNQEFVDAATGHFFFRAEVTSAGDAPGAAVGLTEGLSAVLPTGAEVRVTRAGIRPIVVLASLEPHCLGELLLLADSGDLPCVIRAVVSNHDRLRRLVERFGVPFHHLPAPAANADTAARLAHEEAIERVIAPHEPDSLVLARYMRVLSEGFVARHAGRTINIHHSFLPAFVGAAPHRQAFARGVKLIGATAHFVTGDLDEGPIIAQDVTPVDHGFTPERMARAGRDVEKLVLARAVRLVLEERVFVHGRRTIVFA, from the coding sequence ATGGCAGCGCCGCACCCCATCCCGGCCGAGCGTGACATCGTCCTGGTCGCGTGCCCGGACGAAGTCGGACTCGTCCATCGGATCACCGGCGTCCTCCGCGCCCGCGGTTGCAACATCGAGAGCAATCAGGAGTTCGTCGACGCGGCGACGGGGCACTTTTTCTTCCGCGCCGAGGTCACGTCGGCCGGGGATGCGCCGGGCGCCGCGGTGGGCCTGACCGAGGGACTCTCGGCAGTTCTGCCAACGGGGGCGGAGGTCCGCGTCACGCGCGCAGGGATCAGGCCGATCGTCGTGCTGGCCAGCCTCGAGCCCCATTGTCTCGGTGAGTTGCTCCTCCTGGCCGACAGCGGCGACTTGCCCTGCGTGATCCGCGCGGTGGTGAGCAATCACGACCGGCTCCGCCGGCTCGTCGAGCGCTTCGGCGTGCCCTTCCACCACCTGCCCGCCCCCGCCGCCAACGCCGACACCGCCGCGCGGCTGGCCCACGAGGAGGCGATCGAGCGGGTGATCGCCCCCCACGAGCCCGACTCCCTCGTCCTCGCCCGCTACATGCGGGTGCTCTCGGAGGGGTTCGTGGCCCGCCACGCCGGGCGGACGATCAACATCCACCACTCGTTCCTGCCAGCGTTCGTCGGGGCGGCACCGCACCGCCAGGCGTTCGCGCGCGGCGTGAAGCTGATCGGCGCGACGGCCCACTTCGTGACCGGGGACCTCGACGAGGGGCCGATCATCGCCCAGGACGTGACCCCCGTCGATCACGGTTTCACCCCGGAGAGGATGGCCAGGGCGGGGCGCGACGTCGAGAAACTCGTCCTCGCCCGTGCCGTGCGCCTGGTGCTCGAGGAACGGGTCTTCGTCCACGGCCGGCGGACGATCGTGTTCGCCTGA
- a CDS encoding ATP-binding protein, giving the protein MPDRPSPRRPPARRDSTAAPPAAGPDIEGLGVFYLGRSVDPDSGRPGEPLLVDARRFTTHAVCVGMTGSGKTGLLVGLLEEAAIDGIPAIVVDPKGDLANLLLTFPDLSPESFRPWLEEEAARRDGITLDELAARTARAWREGLEASGQSAERIGRLRATVDMAVYTPGSRAGRPLAMLQSLDPPADGDDPEVRHERIDSLVAGLLALAGIDGEPGRSREHVLLAAIIDTLWRAGQRVDFATLIRAIPAPPLERVGFLDLENFFPAGDRYQLAARLNTVAAAPGFEAWLQGEPLDVGRLLWTEGGRPRVSVISIAHLSDAQRMAFVTLLAGQVVGWMRSQGGTSSLKALFLMDEVFGYLPPTANPPSKTPLLTLLKQARAFGLGVVLATQNPVDLDYKGLSNAGTWFLGRLQTARDKARVLDGLEGAASSAGAGFDRAHVDRVLSGLGQRMFLMHTVHADAETVFQTRWTLSFLRGPLLRDEIRRLTATAPGAAPAGRPAEPLRAERDEPSSGRFGGDRPLLPPGVREVFLAPEPGVAGPVRYRPSILGRARVRHAKAAARIDVDREVICIAPAGDQLGESAWDAGEILAEPPEIEMAPRPGFFAPLPPSLAGPKGYTLLATALKGHLARTSKLTVWRAPALDAISRPGESEAAFRVRIAQQAREWRDAELERVRDRYATRLATLDDRIVRARQKVEREKAEVRNSSLQTYVSIGSAVLSAVLGRKVASSTTVGRAATSMRSASRTARQQADVVHAEESLGTLEERRRTLADEIDLALATVRAEANPERMALEPIEIPPRKTDIAVEEVVLAWVPAAEGTTRQRVPAPW; this is encoded by the coding sequence ATGCCCGACCGCCCGTCGCCCCGCCGTCCTCCGGCGCGCCGAGATTCCACGGCCGCCCCTCCGGCTGCCGGACCCGACATCGAAGGATTGGGGGTCTTCTATCTCGGCCGATCGGTCGATCCCGACAGCGGCCGGCCGGGAGAGCCGCTCCTCGTCGACGCCCGGCGGTTCACGACCCATGCGGTCTGCGTCGGGATGACCGGCAGCGGCAAGACCGGGTTGCTCGTCGGGCTCCTCGAAGAGGCGGCGATCGACGGCATCCCGGCGATCGTCGTCGATCCGAAGGGTGATCTGGCCAACCTTCTCCTCACCTTTCCCGACCTCTCCCCCGAGTCGTTCCGGCCGTGGCTGGAGGAGGAGGCGGCGCGGCGCGACGGGATCACGCTCGACGAGCTCGCCGCCCGGACGGCGCGGGCCTGGCGCGAGGGATTGGAAGCGAGCGGCCAGTCGGCCGAGCGCATCGGGAGGCTTCGTGCCACCGTCGACATGGCGGTGTACACCCCCGGCAGCCGTGCCGGCCGACCGCTCGCGATGCTCCAGAGCCTCGACCCGCCGGCCGATGGCGACGATCCCGAGGTCCGCCACGAACGGATCGATTCGCTCGTCGCCGGGCTGCTGGCGTTGGCGGGGATCGACGGCGAGCCGGGGCGGAGCCGCGAGCACGTGCTCCTCGCCGCCATCATCGACACGCTGTGGCGGGCCGGCCAACGCGTCGACTTCGCGACGCTGATCCGTGCGATCCCAGCGCCGCCGCTGGAACGCGTCGGGTTCCTCGACCTGGAAAACTTCTTCCCCGCCGGCGATCGCTACCAGCTCGCCGCCCGGCTCAACACCGTCGCGGCCGCGCCCGGGTTCGAGGCCTGGCTGCAGGGGGAGCCGCTCGACGTCGGCCGGCTGTTGTGGACGGAGGGGGGGCGTCCGCGGGTGAGCGTGATCTCGATCGCCCACCTCTCCGACGCCCAGCGGATGGCGTTCGTCACGCTCCTCGCCGGCCAGGTGGTCGGTTGGATGCGGTCCCAGGGGGGCACGTCGTCGCTCAAGGCGCTGTTCCTCATGGACGAGGTCTTCGGCTACCTGCCGCCGACCGCCAACCCGCCGAGCAAGACGCCGCTGCTGACGCTGCTCAAGCAGGCCCGCGCGTTCGGCCTCGGCGTCGTCCTCGCCACGCAGAACCCCGTCGACCTCGACTACAAGGGGCTCTCCAACGCCGGCACCTGGTTCCTTGGCCGTCTCCAGACCGCCCGCGACAAGGCGCGGGTCCTCGACGGCCTCGAAGGGGCGGCGAGCTCGGCTGGGGCGGGATTCGACCGCGCCCACGTCGACCGCGTCCTCTCCGGGCTTGGTCAGCGGATGTTCCTCATGCACACCGTGCACGCCGATGCGGAGACGGTGTTCCAGACGCGCTGGACGCTGTCTTTCCTCCGCGGTCCGCTGCTCCGCGACGAGATCCGCCGGCTCACCGCCACCGCCCCCGGCGCGGCGCCGGCCGGCCGTCCCGCCGAGCCGCTCCGCGCCGAACGCGACGAACCGTCCAGCGGCCGGTTCGGTGGCGATCGCCCTCTCCTGCCCCCCGGGGTGCGTGAGGTGTTTCTGGCGCCCGAACCCGGAGTGGCCGGTCCGGTTCGCTACCGTCCGAGCATCCTCGGCCGCGCGCGGGTCCGCCATGCCAAGGCCGCGGCGCGGATCGACGTCGACCGCGAGGTGATCTGCATCGCCCCCGCCGGCGACCAGCTCGGCGAGTCGGCCTGGGACGCAGGCGAGATCCTCGCCGAGCCCCCCGAGATCGAGATGGCGCCACGCCCCGGCTTCTTCGCGCCGTTGCCGCCGTCGCTCGCCGGCCCCAAGGGCTACACCCTCCTCGCCACCGCGCTCAAGGGGCACCTGGCGCGGACGAGCAAGCTGACCGTCTGGCGGGCCCCGGCCCTCGACGCGATCTCGCGGCCGGGGGAGAGCGAGGCCGCGTTCCGCGTCCGCATCGCCCAGCAGGCGCGCGAATGGCGCGACGCCGAGCTGGAGCGGGTCCGCGACCGATACGCAACGCGGCTCGCCACGCTCGACGACCGGATCGTCAGGGCGCGGCAGAAAGTGGAACGGGAGAAGGCCGAGGTCCGCAATTCATCGCTCCAGACATATGTCTCGATCGGCAGCGCCGTCCTGTCGGCGGTCCTCGGGCGGAAGGTGGCCAGCTCCACCACGGTGGGTCGGGCGGCCACGTCGATGCGCTCCGCCAGCCGCACCGCCCGGCAGCAGGCCGACGTGGTCCACGCCGAGGAGAGCCTCGGCACCCTCGAGGAGCGGCGGCGGACGCTCGCCGACGAGATCGACCTGGCCCTGGCGACCGTGCGGGCCGAGGCCAATCCGGAGCGGATGGCGCTGGAGCCGATCGAGATTCCGCCGCGGAAGACCGACATCGCCGTCGAGGAGGTCGTCCTCGCCTGGGTGCCGGCCGCCGAGGGGACGACGCGGCAGCGGGTTCCCGCCCCCTGGTGA
- a CDS encoding response regulator has product MPTGSPATVPPTATDPRRPCILLVDDQPIIGEAVRRMLVAEDDLGYHYCRDSSVALAMAADVGPTVILLDLVMPGIDGLELVRRFRADGRFADVPIIVLSTKEEAAVKAEAFQLGANDYIVKLPDRLELLARVRHHSRGYIALLERNQAFEALRASREALAEDLASAARYVRSLLPPPQRLGGATVDWRFVPSAELGGDAFGFHLIDDHRTAVYLLDVCGHGVGAALLSVSVLTTLRTEALPHTDFLDPGTVLAALNRAFPMDRQNDMFFTIWYGILDSAAGRLRWSGGGHPPALLIPPWRGASPPVHVLLDSDGPLIGAVDGLEFQSREISVDPGSHLYLYSDGAFEVSRPDGSMWGFASFLDVMTSPTTPPERRLDTLRAAITEVTGRDDFADDFSIVAVGTDEIADPRP; this is encoded by the coding sequence ATGCCCACAGGATCGCCAGCGACCGTGCCCCCGACCGCCACCGATCCACGTCGGCCGTGCATCCTCCTCGTCGACGACCAGCCGATCATCGGTGAAGCGGTGCGGCGCATGCTCGTCGCCGAGGACGACCTGGGCTACCACTATTGCCGCGACTCCTCCGTCGCCCTGGCCATGGCCGCCGACGTCGGGCCGACGGTGATCCTCCTCGACCTGGTGATGCCCGGCATCGACGGACTGGAGCTGGTCCGTCGGTTCCGTGCCGACGGCCGCTTCGCCGACGTGCCGATCATCGTGCTGTCGACCAAGGAGGAGGCAGCGGTGAAGGCCGAGGCCTTCCAACTCGGCGCCAACGACTACATCGTCAAGCTCCCCGATCGGCTCGAACTCCTCGCCCGCGTCCGCCACCACTCGCGCGGCTACATCGCGCTGCTCGAACGGAACCAGGCTTTCGAGGCGCTCCGCGCCAGCCGTGAGGCCCTCGCCGAGGATCTCGCGAGTGCCGCGCGGTACGTCCGCTCGCTGCTGCCGCCACCGCAACGGCTCGGCGGTGCGACGGTCGACTGGCGCTTCGTGCCGTCGGCGGAGCTCGGCGGCGATGCCTTCGGCTTCCACCTCATCGACGACCACCGGACCGCCGTGTATCTCCTCGACGTCTGTGGTCACGGCGTCGGGGCCGCCCTGCTGAGCGTTTCGGTCCTCACGACGCTGCGGACGGAAGCCCTTCCGCACACCGATTTCCTCGACCCCGGCACGGTGCTCGCCGCCCTCAACCGGGCATTTCCGATGGACCGGCAGAACGACATGTTCTTCACGATCTGGTACGGGATCCTTGACTCGGCTGCCGGACGGCTCAGGTGGTCAGGAGGGGGCCATCCCCCGGCACTGCTGATCCCACCATGGCGCGGGGCGTCGCCCCCGGTCCACGTGCTCCTCGACTCCGACGGACCCCTGATCGGCGCAGTCGACGGACTGGAGTTCCAATCGCGGGAAATCTCCGTCGATCCCGGGTCCCATCTCTACCTGTACAGCGACGGGGCGTTCGAGGTCAGCCGCCCTGACGGCTCGATGTGGGGGTTCGCGTCGTTCCTCGACGTCATGACCAGCCCCACCACCCCCCCCGAACGGAGACTCGACACGCTCCGCGCCGCGATCACGGAGGTTACCGGTCGTGACGATTTTGCCGACGACTTCTCGATCGTCGCGGTGGGCACGGACGAAATAGCCGATCCCCGCCCGTGA
- the tuf gene encoding elongation factor Tu produces the protein MAKDTFTRSKPHVNVGTIGHIDHGKTTLTGALVAVQAAKNLAIAKSYADIAKGGTVRDETKTVTIAVSHVEYETAKRHYAHIDCPGHADFIKNMITGAAQMDGAILVVSAADGPMPQTREHILLARQVGVPALVVFLNKVDLVDDPELLDLVEMEIRELLTKYGFPGDDIPIIRGAGKPAYDNPTDAAKNKCIGDLLDAVDSYIPEPTRELDKPFLMAIEDVFSIEGRGTVATGRIERGLVKVGDEVEIVGLKDKSEKTTVTGVEMFKKVLDSGQAGDNVGCLLRGVTRDGIERGQVLAKPGSIKPHKKFECEVYVLSKEEGGRHTPFFANYRPQFYFRTTDVTGTTKPLGGVEMVSPGDNVKMEVELMVPIAMDDGVRFAIREGGKTVGSGVVTKILD, from the coding sequence ATGGCTAAGGACACGTTCACGCGGAGCAAGCCCCACGTCAATGTCGGCACGATCGGGCACATCGACCATGGCAAGACCACGCTCACTGGAGCGCTGGTGGCGGTGCAGGCCGCCAAGAATCTCGCCATCGCCAAGAGCTACGCCGACATCGCCAAGGGTGGAACCGTCCGCGACGAGACGAAGACCGTGACGATCGCGGTCAGCCACGTCGAATACGAGACCGCCAAACGGCACTATGCCCACATCGATTGCCCCGGGCACGCCGACTTCATCAAGAACATGATCACGGGCGCTGCCCAGATGGACGGCGCGATCCTCGTCGTCAGCGCGGCCGACGGCCCGATGCCTCAGACCCGCGAGCACATCCTCCTCGCTCGACAGGTCGGCGTGCCGGCGCTGGTCGTGTTCCTCAACAAGGTCGACCTCGTCGACGATCCGGAGCTGCTCGATCTGGTGGAGATGGAAATCCGCGAGCTGCTCACCAAGTACGGGTTCCCGGGCGACGACATCCCGATCATCCGCGGTGCCGGCAAGCCGGCCTACGACAACCCGACGGATGCGGCCAAGAACAAGTGCATCGGCGACCTGCTCGATGCCGTCGACAGCTATATTCCCGAGCCGACTCGGGAGCTCGACAAGCCGTTCCTGATGGCGATCGAAGACGTGTTCTCGATCGAAGGTCGCGGCACGGTCGCCACGGGGCGTATCGAGCGTGGTCTGGTGAAGGTCGGCGACGAAGTCGAGATCGTGGGTCTCAAGGACAAGTCGGAGAAGACCACGGTCACGGGCGTCGAGATGTTCAAGAAGGTGCTCGACAGCGGACAGGCCGGCGACAACGTCGGCTGCCTGCTGCGTGGCGTGACCCGCGACGGTATCGAGCGCGGTCAGGTGCTCGCCAAGCCGGGCTCGATCAAGCCCCACAAGAAGTTCGAGTGCGAGGTGTACGTGCTGTCGAAGGAGGAAGGGGGGCGACACACGCCGTTCTTCGCCAACTACCGGCCGCAGTTCTACTTCCGCACCACCGACGTGACGGGTACGACGAAGCCCCTGGGCGGTGTCGAGATGGTGTCGCCGGGCGACAACGTCAAGATGGAGGTGGAATTGATGGTGCCGATCGCCATGGACGACGGGGTGCGCTTCGCGATCCGCGAAGGTGGCAAGACCGTCGGTTCGGGTGTCGTCACCAAGATCCTTGACTGA
- the secE gene encoding preprotein translocase subunit SecE: protein MAGIQESASSGGAVWREMLSAARYKPHQGRIARRATFGALVAILLLAAFRLSQALSAWYGGTVSLGSASGALGADGGADYGLVRILIPLALLAIGSWLAFRMVNVPRFAEFLIAVEGEMAKVSWPSTGEVVRSSVVIIFMIFALTAILFLYDLFWRLLLRFLQEGVG, encoded by the coding sequence ATGGCAGGCATCCAGGAAAGTGCGTCGTCGGGGGGTGCCGTGTGGAGGGAGATGCTCTCCGCCGCACGGTACAAGCCCCATCAGGGGCGGATTGCCCGCCGGGCGACCTTCGGGGCGCTCGTGGCGATCCTCCTTCTTGCCGCGTTCCGGCTGTCTCAGGCCTTGTCGGCGTGGTATGGCGGCACGGTGTCTCTCGGATCCGCGTCCGGAGCTCTCGGGGCCGATGGCGGCGCCGATTACGGGTTGGTGCGGATCCTCATCCCGCTGGCTCTGCTGGCGATCGGCAGTTGGCTGGCGTTTCGGATGGTGAACGTGCCCCGGTTCGCTGAATTCCTCATCGCCGTCGAAGGCGAAATGGCGAAGGTATCCTGGCCGTCCACCGGCGAGGTCGTCCGCAGTTCGGTCGTGATCATCTTCATGATTTTCGCGCTGACCGCGATCCTGTTCCTCTATGACCTTTTCTGGCGCCTGCTCCTCCGTTTCCTCCAAGAGGGGGTCGGCTGA
- the nusG gene encoding transcription termination/antitermination factor NusG, which yields MNDDDNADNDRLADSTGSSQRSGLHDSLRADQPDDDDGPAEIADPFAGAEDAAPVTDDSGDDAAAAPDKHWYILKVQSNREDSIRDALLRRVRMQGLDRFFGDVIVPKEQVTEFKGGKKKVVSRKLYPGYILVNMALNDETWYLVRETGGIGDFTGSAGRPSPMLPQDVAKLLNKTEVKTDETPRLRITFKKGDRVKITEGTFENFEGEVEQIDEANGRVTVMLSIFGRSTPVDIEYWQIENV from the coding sequence ATGAACGACGACGACAACGCCGACAACGACCGCCTGGCCGACTCCACTGGCTCTTCCCAGCGGAGCGGTCTGCACGATTCCCTGCGGGCCGACCAACCCGATGACGACGACGGCCCGGCGGAAATCGCCGATCCGTTCGCCGGGGCCGAGGATGCGGCGCCGGTCACCGACGACAGTGGCGACGACGCGGCTGCCGCGCCCGACAAGCATTGGTACATCCTCAAGGTGCAGAGCAACCGCGAGGACTCGATCCGTGATGCCCTGCTGAGGCGGGTGCGGATGCAGGGGCTTGATCGGTTTTTCGGCGACGTCATCGTGCCGAAAGAGCAGGTCACCGAATTCAAGGGGGGCAAGAAGAAGGTCGTCTCGCGGAAGCTCTATCCGGGCTACATCCTCGTCAACATGGCGCTCAACGACGAGACCTGGTATCTCGTCCGCGAGACCGGGGGCATCGGTGACTTCACCGGCTCGGCCGGGCGTCCGAGCCCGATGTTGCCTCAGGACGTTGCCAAACTGCTCAACAAGACCGAGGTCAAGACGGACGAAACACCCAGGTTGCGGATCACCTTCAAGAAGGGCGACCGGGTGAAGATCACCGAAGGGACGTTCGAGAACTTCGAAGGCGAGGTCGAGCAGATCGACGAGGCGAATGGTCGCGTGACCGTGATGCTGAGCATCTTCGGTCGCTCGACACCCGTGGACATCGAGTACTGGCAGATCGAAAACGTCTGA
- the rplK gene encoding 50S ribosomal protein L11, with product MAKQVVGQAKFQIPGGQATPAPPVGTSLGRYGINLGQFVQQFNDRTREAAGMAIPVVVTVYNDRSFEFYTKSPPAAALLKKAAGLAKGSGVPNKDKVGKVTRAQIDEIVRLKTNDLNSRDGNHARRMIEGTARSMGITVEG from the coding sequence ATGGCGAAGCAGGTGGTCGGTCAGGCGAAATTCCAGATCCCCGGCGGGCAGGCGACTCCGGCACCGCCGGTCGGCACCTCGCTGGGCCGGTACGGCATCAACCTCGGGCAGTTCGTCCAGCAATTCAACGACCGGACCCGCGAAGCCGCCGGCATGGCGATCCCCGTCGTCGTCACCGTGTACAACGACCGATCCTTCGAGTTCTACACCAAGAGCCCTCCGGCAGCCGCGCTGCTCAAGAAGGCGGCGGGCCTGGCGAAGGGATCGGGCGTGCCCAACAAGGACAAGGTCGGCAAGGTCACTCGCGCCCAGATCGACGAAATCGTGCGCCTCAAGACCAACGATCTCAATTCGCGCGACGGCAATCATGCCCGTCGCATGATCGAGGGCACCGCCCGCAGCATGGGGATCACCGTCGAGGGTTGA
- a CDS encoding 50S ribosomal protein L1, which translates to MRAMLAKKPQAETALPIPEAVAVLKSFPPTKFDQTVEIHMRLGIDPKQADQIIRGSLVLPHGIGKSKRVVVFAKGGLADDARAAGAEEVGADDLAKKIKEGWTDFDVCIAAPDMMGLVGPLGKVLGPRGLMPSPRAGTVTADISKTVKEYKAGKVEFRNDPTGIVHAVVGKASFDSSKLADNIRAFIDFVLAMQPASVRGQFVKSISICATMTPGVMVAA; encoded by the coding sequence ATGCGGGCCATGCTCGCGAAGAAACCCCAGGCCGAAACCGCACTGCCGATTCCCGAAGCGGTCGCGGTGCTGAAGAGCTTTCCGCCCACGAAGTTCGACCAGACCGTCGAGATCCACATGCGTCTCGGGATCGACCCGAAGCAGGCCGACCAGATCATCCGCGGATCGCTGGTGCTGCCTCACGGCATCGGCAAGTCGAAACGCGTGGTCGTATTCGCCAAGGGTGGACTTGCCGACGATGCCCGCGCCGCAGGGGCGGAGGAGGTCGGTGCCGACGACCTCGCCAAGAAGATCAAGGAAGGATGGACCGACTTCGACGTCTGCATCGCAGCCCCCGACATGATGGGCTTGGTCGGGCCGCTCGGTAAGGTGCTCGGCCCGCGGGGGCTGATGCCCAGCCCGCGTGCCGGCACCGTCACCGCCGACATCTCGAAAACGGTGAAGGAGTACAAGGCGGGCAAGGTCGAGTTCCGCAACGACCCGACCGGGATCGTCCACGCCGTCGTCGGCAAGGCGAGCTTCGATTCGTCCAAGCTGGCCGACAACATCCGCGCCTTCATCGACTTCGTCCTGGCGATGCAGCCGGCCAGTGTCCGCGGCCAATTCGTCAAGAGCATCTCGATCTGTGCCACCATGACCCCCGGGGTGATGGTCGCCGCCTGA